The sequence below is a genomic window from Paenibacillus silvisoli.
CCCTGCATCTCCGTCCACTCGGACATCCATAGCTTCATACCCGGTTTGGAGCTGCCGATATATTGCGCCAGCTCTTCGCGATAAACCTCGTTCGTGACATGCGGAACGTAGGAATGCAGGGAAATATTATCGATGCGAGCCAATAAGTCGGGATCGGCTTCCAGCTTGTAGTAATACATGCGAGCGCTCGTCCACTCGCCTGCTTCAAGCGCGGAGATTTTGACGTCCAAGCCCCGGCTTGCGATTTCTTCGGCTACCGCGCGAAGGACGTTGACGTTCTCCTCCGGCGTATAGTGGCAGCCCTCCTGCCCGTAACCGGCATTATGCCACAGCCACATCGGCTCATTAATCGGACTCAGCCATTCAACCGGCAAGCCCTCCTCTTCGCGCAAGTAGCGGACAATATCAACCAGATAGCGGGCAAACTGCCTTTCCATACCCGGCGCGAAATTGGATCGCCCGCTGTCGGGATTACCCGATGTCATCCCCGAACGGGTCATGCGGGCAGGAGCCGAGTTAGCGAATGCGACGATCTGCCGGGCACCGTAGCCCACGGCGCGTTTCATCATCGTAATTGCCGCCGCATCGCGGCTCCAATCGTATTCGCCTTCGGCGATTTCCATCGTCCGGCTTCTCCGCCAGTCGTCTTGAATTTCATCGCCGCTGCCGGCTCCGATGTTATATCGGTAAATCGATAGTCCGATGCCTTCTTCTTGGCTGAACAGCCATTTTAAAAGCTGATCCGTTTCGCTTTCCTGCCATTGTCCCAAATGCTGGGCCCACCAGGCGCCCGAGACGCCGAACCCTTCCATCTCTTGCCTGCGTGTTCTGATATGTACTTGAATACTAGCCATGGCGAATCATCCCTTCACATGAAGTGTTCATCGTCGTTCAACCGGGAATCTAGTAAACTGTGTATCAAACTCATTATAATAATAAAACTGAGATCATGTATAATACATGGAAGGTTATATGATATAGAATCGAAGCTATGAATGGGAAATCGCGTTTATGAAAGCTTGCTTTTCAATTCAACCTTATACTCTGCCAATGAAACGACCCGGCTTTCGAGTCGCGACTTCTCCGCCGCGAAGGCCATCAAATGGCTTTGCACCGAAATGCCTGCCCCCGTTAGTCCCTTCTCGTTCCCGTCGCTCTGAACTAGACGAACGAAGTCCCGCATGATGCCCGTATCCCCGCCGCCATGCCCTTCTATCCCCGCGTCTAGCCGAATCGTCTCTTTCTCGCGCGTTATGAAGCTCGTCACTTCGATGACGTTCTTCTCCATATCGGCTCTAATCTGCCCTAGCGTTCCCATGAGCTTCACCGAGCGGCCGCCTTCAAACGTAAACGCGCTCATCGTGAACGCAACGGTTACTTCGTTCGCAAATTCCAGGTTGACGACCTGATGATCCACCACGTCGTTATCGCAATGATAGACGCAGCGTCCGTATGGCCCTTCCTTCAACGCCTTAAGCACGCCGGCATCGCTTGTGTCGCCGGAACTGACGATGTACCGGAAGATCCGATCTTCCGCGCCTTCTCGTTCCAGATACATCTTCGGCGCATAATAGGGGCATTCATGCTTGACCGGACAACCGTCCAAGCAGCGTTCAGGCGCGCCTTCCGGAGCATTTTCTTTCCGGAAATGAGTTAAAGAGCCGAACGAAGATACTTTGGTGCATTCCGCGTCCACGAGCCATGCCAGAATGTTCATGTCGTGGCAGCTCTTGGCCAGAATCATCGGACTGGAGGTTTCCGAGTTTCTCCAATTTCCACGGACGAAGCTATGCGCCTGATGTCTGTGCTCTACGTTCTCCGTATGCTGGATCGAAACCAGCTTTCCGATTCTGCCGTCCATTACCAGCTTCTTGATCGTGGCGAAAAAGTCCGTATAGCGAAGAACATGGCAGATAGAGAATACCCGGTTGTGGCGCTCCGCGTACTCGCCCATAATCAGGCACTCCAGCGGATCCGGCGACATCGGCTTCTCCAGCAGGACATGGTACCCCTCCTCCAATGCCTTCAATGCAGGTTCATAATGCATGTTGTCCTGGGTACAAATGAGCAGCGCATCCGCGAGCTTCGGTCCGGCAAGCAGCTCCTCCCAGTTGGCATAGCAACACTCAAGAGGAATGCGATGCTCTTGCCTGAACAGCTCCCTCCGCTCCGGATCCGACTCCGCAACTGCTACGAATTCGATTTCTTCCGGGTGCGCGAGCGCGTACGGGGCGTAGGCTCCCGCTCCCCGTTGTCCGGCTCCGATCAAGGCTGCTTTTATCGTTCTCATGAAGTTTAATCTCCCCTCGTCTATGCGCTAGAAGAAAAAGGGCTTTCTCCGAGGAGAAAGCCTTCTTCAAGCTAGCTCAGTTCGTTATTGATTAGCCGCTCTCCACTCATCCAATTGCTTCTGTTTCTCGGCAATGATTTTATCCGCGCCGGCTTTTTTCATCCGATCGATGAATTGCGGCAAATATTTATCCGGGTCAACGGATCCTGAAGCGATGGCATAGTACAGCTCGTCAATGACGGCATCGCAATTCGCTTTCTCCGACTTCACCGGCGTAAAGTCGAATACGAAGCCAAGCGCGCTGGACGGCGTAGCGTTTCGGTTCAAATCGGACCAAAGCTTTGTTCCGACCCCGTCTACTTCAGCGCCTTGCGGATCGCCTTCGAAGAAGAACGTTTGGGTCATGTTGCCGAACTCCCACGGCGACAGCGTCTGATAGCCGCCATCCTTGAGCGTTTCGATCCGGTTGTCCGCGACTTTCTTGTAGTGCTTGCCTTCCACGCCCCAAGTAATCAAATTGTAGATTTGCGGATCGGTATTAAGAAGATTAATAAACATCATGGCGCGTTCTTTATTAGGCGAGTTGGCGGAAATCGCCGTAATCGTCGCTGCGGCTTTATCCGTCGTCAGCAGCGGCTTCACGAATTGCAGGTCGTAGGACTGGATGTCTTTGTTGGCGTTGCTCATACGGCCGCCCGGATGCAAGCCCGCCGCTTCGAATGTCGGCGTGTCGATATCGATTTGACCGATTTGCATCGCGTTCTTGCCGGCTTTGGCATCGGCCGAGTTTTCTTTCAGCGTCGGGGCATCTTTACGCACATAGCCCTTCACGTACCAATCTCTCATCATGTGGACGTAATCCTTGAATTCCGGCGTCTCATATTGGTTGACGACCTTTGCGCCATCGTTCAGATAAAGCCAGCCAGGCGTCTTCGTATCGCCGAGCGATTCGAAGCCGAACATTGGCGTTGCGAGCAGAAACGCGTCCAGGGTTTGGCTGTAGCCAAACGGAATAAGCGTCTTCTCGTTTGCTTTGACCGTTTCCAGGAATGGCGTCAGGTCCTTCAGACTCTTAACGGACTTCCAGTCCAAGCTGTACTTGTCGGCAATGGTCTTCTGGATCAGGTACCCGTAGCCGGCCGTCGCTTGCTGGAAGTTCGGTACGCCATAGGTTTGTCCTTTGACCTTCACCGTTTTCCAGAACATGTCCGGAACGCCGTCTTTCGTGCCGGAACCGTATTGATCGAGCAGCTCATCGAGCGGCGCAAACGTGCCGTTCGCTACGTTTTGGTAAAAGTTATTCGTCCAAGTCGACGTAAACGCCAAGTCATACGATTCGCCGGATGCGTTCACGAGCTTCATTTTCTCGTCGTACGCGCCCCAGTCCACCAGCTTCAAATGGATCGTTGCGTTGATCTTCGGCTCGATGAGCTTGTTGAGCTCCGATTCGACCGTAGCGATGTCCGCCTGAGGCGAGTTCACGAAATAATACGTGAGATCGACATGCTCCAGCTTCGGTTCTTCAGCCTCATTGCTCGGCGTATTCGCCGCAGCATTACTCGCGGCTCCGTTATTGCCGGACTTCGCAGTCTCGTTCGCGCCGTTGCCGGCGGAGCCATTGTCGTCCGAAGAGCCGCAGCCTGACAGAAGCAGGGTAGACATGAGAAAAGCCGTGGATAGGATACCAATCTGTCTCTTTACATTGTTCATCCTCTTGACCTCCGATTAATGGATTATATGCTGTAACAGGCATCTGCCTGGTCAAGCCGCATACGCATTACGATTTTACGGCGCCTAACGTAAGTCCTTTGACAAAATACCGCTGCAAATAAGGGTAAGCGATTATTATCGGACCTACCGCCAATACGCAGGTCGCCATCCGCGCGCTCTCGTCGGGCAAATTGGCCGCAACGTCCTCCACCAGCGCATTGCCCTGCAAATACGCGATGTTGTTCATGATCGATTGGAGCAGAAACTGCAGCGTGTACAACTTGTTGTTCTCCACGAAAATCGCGGCCGTGAACCAATCGTTCCAGTAGAAAACGCCGACGAAGAGGGCAATTGTCGCCAGCACCGGCGTCGATAACGGCACGACCAGCTTCACGAAGCTGTTGAACTCGCCCGACCCGTCAATCCGCGCCGATTCGATGATTTCGTCCGGAATCCCTTTAAAGAAATTGCGCATGATCAGCACATTGACCGACGACACCAGGTACGGGAAGATGAGCACGAGGAACGTATCCTTCATGTGCAGATACTTGGACAACAGAATGTACCAAGGTACCAGTCCCCCGTTAAACAGCAGGCAGAAGACGACCAGAAACGAAACGATATTGCGGTATTTAACCTCATTCCTGGAAAGCGTGTAGGCAAACATGGACGAAATCATTAAGTGCAGCAGCGTTCCGAGTATCGTCACTAGAATCGTTACCAAATAAGCATGAAGAATAGGCGAGTTTCCCATCAGGATGTACTCGTATGCTTTGAGGCTGAGCGCTTTCGGAATGATGCTATAGCCTGTTTGAAATATCGACTGCTCCTGCGACAGCGAGATCGATAAAACAACGAACAGCGGGATGATGCAGATCGCCGAATAGACGATAAACCCGGTATTGAGCATGATGTTAGCGATCGAATTCGAATTTGATTTCGATTTCATTTTCGTCCACCCTCCTAAAATAACGCGCTATCCCGGTCGTACATGCGGATGATGGCGTTCGATATCAATACCAGCACGAACCCGACGCACGACTGGTACAAGCCCGCCGCGGACGACATCCCGAAATCCCCCATTTGCTTGAGCGACCGATAGATGTACGTGTCGATGACATCCGTTGCCCCATAGAGCACGCCGGATTCCATAGGCAGATTGAAGAACATGCCCCAGTCGCCGAATGCCCCGTAAAACATTTTGCCGGCCTGCAGCAAAACAAGCGTCAGCGTGATCGGCGTCAGCATCGGAATCGTAATCCTGATCGCCTGCTGAAATTTGGTCGCCCCGTCCAGCTCGGCAGCCTCATAATACTCGGAGGAGATGCTCGCAATTCCGGCAGCGAAGATGACCGCAAAGTAGCCGACGTTTTTCCATATATAAGCGGCCGGCAGAATGAACCGCCAATAGAACGGCTCCGAGTACCACTGAATCGGATCGAATCCGAGCGCGTGCAGCAGTTGGTTCAAGATCCCTTTATCCATGCTGAGAAAGGAGAAGAGCAGATATTCGGCAACAACCCAAGAGAGCAAGTAGGGCAGCAGCAGAATGCTCTTATAGGCACCGGCGAGCAATCGGTTGCCGATATGATTAATGAGGATGGCAAAGATGAGCGCCAGCCCGATGCCGGTAACAAGGAACACCAAATTGTAAACGATCGTATTGAAGGTCACATGCAAGATGGTGTCCGATTGAAACAGAAACTTGAAATTGTCGAAGCCGATCCATTCGCTCCCGCTGATCCCTTTAAACGGATTGAATTGCTGAAATGCGATGACGATGCCGATCATGGGCAAGTAGTACATAATGATAATGAACAGCAGACCGGGCAGCATCATCAGGTAGAACG
It includes:
- a CDS encoding glycoside hydrolase family 30 protein — its product is MASIQVHIRTRRQEMEGFGVSGAWWAQHLGQWQESETDQLLKWLFSQEEGIGLSIYRYNIGAGSGDEIQDDWRRSRTMEIAEGEYDWSRDAAAITMMKRAVGYGARQIVAFANSAPARMTRSGMTSGNPDSGRSNFAPGMERQFARYLVDIVRYLREEEGLPVEWLSPINEPMWLWHNAGYGQEGCHYTPEENVNVLRAVAEEIASRGLDVKISALEAGEWTSARMYYYKLEADPDLLARIDNISLHSYVPHVTNEVYREELAQYIGSSKPGMKLWMSEWTEMQGGQDYTMESALELARVLHDDLVYGQVTSWQYWIAVSRYDFRDGLVYLNETDRSLRDTKRLWVLGQYSKFIRPGFTRLEAIAEHGGLKVTAFMRGDAEVVFVVINDGDEDILSTIDHALAGSIQATIVVTSEQQNMDTVHVGALPGTWLFGARSVTTIVIKSI
- a CDS encoding carbohydrate ABC transporter permease — encoded protein: MKSKSNSNSIANIMLNTGFIVYSAICIIPLFVVLSISLSQEQSIFQTGYSIIPKALSLKAYEYILMGNSPILHAYLVTILVTILGTLLHLMISSMFAYTLSRNEVKYRNIVSFLVVFCLLFNGGLVPWYILLSKYLHMKDTFLVLIFPYLVSSVNVLIMRNFFKGIPDEIIESARIDGSGEFNSFVKLVVPLSTPVLATIALFVGVFYWNDWFTAAIFVENNKLYTLQFLLQSIMNNIAYLQGNALVEDVAANLPDESARMATCVLAVGPIIIAYPYLQRYFVKGLTLGAVKS
- a CDS encoding ABC transporter permease, whose amino-acid sequence is MQGVKARRTIPVISELIRNKTFYLMMLPGLLFIIIMYYLPMIGIVIAFQQFNPFKGISGSEWIGFDNFKFLFQSDTILHVTFNTIVYNLVFLVTGIGLALIFAILINHIGNRLLAGAYKSILLLPYLLSWVVAEYLLFSFLSMDKGILNQLLHALGFDPIQWYSEPFYWRFILPAAYIWKNVGYFAVIFAAGIASISSEYYEAAELDGATKFQQAIRITIPMLTPITLTLVLLQAGKMFYGAFGDWGMFFNLPMESGVLYGATDVIDTYIYRSLKQMGDFGMSSAAGLYQSCVGFVLVLISNAIIRMYDRDSALF
- a CDS encoding ABC transporter substrate-binding protein yields the protein MNNVKRQIGILSTAFLMSTLLLSGCGSSDDNGSAGNGANETAKSGNNGAASNAAANTPSNEAEEPKLEHVDLTYYFVNSPQADIATVESELNKLIEPKINATIHLKLVDWGAYDEKMKLVNASGESYDLAFTSTWTNNFYQNVANGTFAPLDELLDQYGSGTKDGVPDMFWKTVKVKGQTYGVPNFQQATAGYGYLIQKTIADKYSLDWKSVKSLKDLTPFLETVKANEKTLIPFGYSQTLDAFLLATPMFGFESLGDTKTPGWLYLNDGAKVVNQYETPEFKDYVHMMRDWYVKGYVRKDAPTLKENSADAKAGKNAMQIGQIDIDTPTFEAAGLHPGGRMSNANKDIQSYDLQFVKPLLTTDKAAATITAISANSPNKERAMMFINLLNTDPQIYNLITWGVEGKHYKKVADNRIETLKDGGYQTLSPWEFGNMTQTFFFEGDPQGAEVDGVGTKLWSDLNRNATPSSALGFVFDFTPVKSEKANCDAVIDELYYAIASGSVDPDKYLPQFIDRMKKAGADKIIAEKQKQLDEWRAANQ
- a CDS encoding Gfo/Idh/MocA family protein gives rise to the protein MRTIKAALIGAGQRGAGAYAPYALAHPEEIEFVAVAESDPERRELFRQEHRIPLECCYANWEELLAGPKLADALLICTQDNMHYEPALKALEEGYHVLLEKPMSPDPLECLIMGEYAERHNRVFSICHVLRYTDFFATIKKLVMDGRIGKLVSIQHTENVEHRHQAHSFVRGNWRNSETSSPMILAKSCHDMNILAWLVDAECTKVSSFGSLTHFRKENAPEGAPERCLDGCPVKHECPYYAPKMYLEREGAEDRIFRYIVSSGDTSDAGVLKALKEGPYGRCVYHCDNDVVDHQVVNLEFANEVTVAFTMSAFTFEGGRSVKLMGTLGQIRADMEKNVIEVTSFITREKETIRLDAGIEGHGGGDTGIMRDFVRLVQSDGNEKGLTGAGISVQSHLMAFAAEKSRLESRVVSLAEYKVELKSKLS